One segment of Gloeocapsopsis sp. IPPAS B-1203 DNA contains the following:
- a CDS encoding alkaline phosphatase, giving the protein MARWDVERLLVTQMQRRRLLMGVSALTSLAIASQFSRRVVAQPRFSDYPFKLGVASGEPLPDGFVIWTRLAPQPLNGGGMPRQNIEVRWQVARDPKMQQVVQKGTAIATPELAHSVHVEVQGLEPNRWYWYQFKAGNDTSRIGRTRTAPAQGERLQQLTFAFASCQDWQNGFYSAYRNMAQEELDFVIHLGDYIYEYGPDFSKPRQHNSPEIVSLADYRNRHALYKTGFHLQAVHAKFPWIVTWDDHEVDNNYANLIPEDNQTREEFIKRRANAYQAYYEHMPLRLSSLPKGPNLQLYRRLTFGDLAEFFVLDTRQYRTNQPCDDGLKPRCAEALAENATMTGKEQERWLFRGLERSQARWNVIAQQTMMAQFDFDARSDSEVFNLDQWDGYVAARDRLFNFIQQRKEVANPVVITGDIHSNWVHDLKADFNNPASPTIGTEFVGTSISSDFPAQFIAPVTAALANNPHTKFFDGAFRGYVRCQLTPKQWRSDYRVVSTILDPQAPASTLASFIVENGQPGAQSA; this is encoded by the coding sequence ATGGCTCGCTGGGATGTGGAGCGTTTGCTGGTGACTCAGATGCAGCGGCGGCGCTTGCTGATGGGTGTGAGTGCATTAACAAGTTTGGCGATCGCAAGTCAATTTTCGCGGCGAGTTGTTGCTCAACCAAGATTTTCTGATTATCCATTTAAACTTGGTGTCGCTTCAGGAGAACCATTACCCGATGGTTTTGTGATTTGGACGCGGTTAGCACCTCAACCACTCAACGGTGGGGGAATGCCAAGGCAGAATATTGAAGTGCGCTGGCAAGTAGCACGAGATCCCAAAATGCAGCAAGTGGTTCAGAAAGGAACGGCGATCGCGACTCCTGAACTTGCCCATTCAGTTCATGTAGAAGTTCAAGGATTAGAACCAAATCGCTGGTATTGGTATCAATTCAAAGCGGGTAATGACACAAGTCGCATCGGGAGAACGCGCACTGCACCCGCACAAGGCGAACGCTTACAACAACTAACTTTTGCATTTGCTTCGTGTCAAGACTGGCAAAATGGCTTTTATTCTGCCTACCGCAATATGGCGCAGGAAGAACTCGATTTTGTCATCCATCTTGGCGATTATATTTACGAATACGGACCTGATTTCAGCAAGCCACGTCAACACAATAGCCCTGAAATTGTTAGTCTTGCTGACTACCGCAACCGCCATGCTTTGTACAAAACTGGATTTCATTTACAAGCAGTTCATGCAAAATTTCCTTGGATTGTCACCTGGGACGACCACGAAGTTGATAATAATTATGCCAACTTAATTCCTGAAGACAATCAAACACGAGAGGAATTTATTAAGCGCCGTGCAAACGCTTATCAAGCTTACTACGAGCATATGCCATTGCGTTTATCTTCCTTACCCAAGGGTCCAAATCTGCAACTTTATCGACGTTTGACTTTTGGGGACTTAGCTGAGTTTTTTGTATTGGATACTCGTCAGTATCGCACCAATCAACCGTGTGATGATGGATTAAAACCTCGGTGTGCGGAAGCTTTGGCTGAAAATGCGACGATGACAGGCAAAGAGCAAGAACGTTGGTTATTTAGAGGATTAGAGCGATCGCAAGCGCGTTGGAATGTCATAGCCCAACAAACAATGATGGCTCAATTTGATTTTGATGCGCGTTCAGACAGTGAGGTGTTTAACCTCGATCAGTGGGATGGTTATGTTGCAGCACGCGATCGCCTATTTAACTTCATCCAACAACGCAAAGAAGTAGCTAACCCTGTTGTGATTACAGGTGATATTCATTCAAACTGGGTACACGATCTCAAAGCCGACTTTAACAATCCTGCTTCGCCTACCATTGGTACAGAGTTTGTTGGAACTTCAATTTCCTCTGATTTTCCCGCGCAGTTTATCGCCCCAGTTACTGCAGCTTTAGCAAACAACCCACATACCAAATTTTTCGACGGTGCTTTTCGCGGTTACGTTCGCTGTCAACTGACACCCAAACAATGGCGTAGCGATTATCGAGTTGTTTCGACGATTCTCGATCCGCAAGCTCCAGCAAGTACGCTAGCATCCTTCATTGTGGAAAATGGGCAACCAGGCGCTCAAAGCGCATAA
- a CDS encoding DUF3800 domain-containing protein translates to MKLEHSEFALYIDDSGSPKPDPKDQYPFFGMGGVLISRGHEPIIETLVLGFKQRWNIPLDTPLHGSEIRSKKDRYDWLGNLSKADQQKFMEDVTHTIVACPIIVHACVISRHGYLKRYLEKYGEDTWEMMKSAFTILVERAAKYVATKNGTLMVYFEAAGKKEDRLIKSYFNELRSVGHPFDTVRANKYSPLSANDFSSLLRGIDSKKKKNSVMQIADLCLYPVVISKNKPNNQAFLSLKKANLLVDCDLEPNLVDSLGIKYYCFDNNP, encoded by the coding sequence ATGAAATTAGAGCATAGTGAATTTGCTTTATATATCGATGATTCAGGTAGCCCTAAGCCTGATCCCAAAGATCAATATCCTTTTTTTGGCATGGGTGGTGTTCTCATAAGTAGAGGTCATGAACCGATTATTGAAACGTTAGTATTAGGCTTTAAACAACGCTGGAATATTCCTCTAGATACACCTTTACATGGAAGCGAAATACGTTCTAAAAAGGATAGGTATGATTGGCTAGGAAATCTTTCAAAAGCAGATCAACAAAAGTTTATGGAGGATGTAACTCACACAATAGTTGCTTGCCCAATTATTGTTCATGCTTGTGTTATATCTCGTCATGGTTATCTAAAACGATACTTAGAAAAGTATGGCGAGGATACATGGGAAATGATGAAAAGTGCATTCACTATTTTAGTAGAACGTGCAGCTAAGTATGTAGCTACTAAAAATGGTACATTAATGGTTTATTTTGAAGCTGCCGGAAAAAAAGAAGATAGACTAATCAAATCTTACTTTAATGAACTGCGCTCTGTAGGACACCCTTTTGATACTGTTCGAGCTAATAAATATTCTCCTCTATCTGCTAACGACTTTTCATCTCTACTACGCGGGATCGATAGCAAGAAAAAGAAAAATTCAGTGATGCAAATTGCTGACTTATGTTTGTACCCTGTTGTTATTAGTAAAAACAAGCCAAACAATCAAGCATTTTTAAGCCTTAAAAAGGCTAATTTACTAGTAGATTGTGATTTAGAGCCTAATCTTGTAGATAGTTTAGGAATTAAATATTACTGCTTTGACAATAACCCCTAA
- a CDS encoding NAD(P)(+) transhydrogenase (Re/Si-specific) subunit beta — protein sequence MSDFLPTGIQLTYLVAASLFIVGLKKLGSPATARQGNFLAAVGMLLAVVATLLDRQVLSYEMILIGLAVGSLIGAIAAQKVAMTAMPQMVGLLNGLGGAASALVAVAEFWRLMGNSQAIPLDANISMLLDVFIGGVTFTGSMIAFAKLQGLISGSPVTFPLQQPINALLLGGFVVGSGYLLFAPENLPIFLAVVGVSLLLGVLFVLPIGGGDMPVVISLLNSLSGLAASAAGFVVMNNMLIIAGALVGASGLILTQIMCKAMNRSLVSVLFGSFGKAGVAGGSGTEDKTVHSIDPEEGAMMLGYARSVVIVPGYGMAVAQAQHSVRELADQLEKMGVDVKYAIHPVAGRMPGHMNVLLAEANVPYPQLHDMEDINPQFEQTDVALVIGANDVVNPAARSDAASPIYGMPILEVDRAKHTIVIKRGMSTGFAGVDNDLFYKDKTMMLFGSAKDVVGKLVSEVKQL from the coding sequence GTGAGTGACTTTCTACCAACTGGAATTCAGTTAACTTATTTAGTCGCTGCTTCGTTATTTATTGTTGGTTTAAAAAAATTAGGTTCGCCTGCTACTGCACGGCAAGGTAATTTCTTAGCAGCAGTCGGGATGTTGCTTGCTGTCGTCGCAACGTTGCTCGATCGCCAAGTGCTGAGCTATGAAATGATTCTAATTGGGTTAGCGGTTGGTTCGTTGATTGGTGCGATCGCTGCGCAAAAAGTTGCCATGACGGCAATGCCGCAGATGGTGGGCTTATTGAACGGACTTGGTGGTGCGGCTTCGGCACTGGTAGCAGTGGCAGAGTTTTGGCGATTAATGGGAAATTCTCAAGCGATTCCCCTCGATGCCAATATTTCCATGCTGTTGGATGTCTTTATTGGTGGTGTCACCTTTACTGGCAGTATGATTGCCTTTGCCAAGCTGCAAGGTTTAATCAGCGGTTCCCCTGTGACATTTCCTTTACAGCAACCGATTAATGCCTTACTTTTAGGTGGTTTTGTTGTTGGTAGCGGATATTTATTATTTGCCCCCGAAAATTTACCAATATTCTTGGCAGTAGTGGGCGTTTCCCTACTCCTCGGCGTATTATTTGTCCTACCAATTGGTGGTGGCGATATGCCTGTCGTGATTTCGCTGTTGAACTCGTTGTCAGGTTTAGCGGCGAGTGCTGCTGGTTTTGTCGTCATGAACAATATGCTAATTATTGCAGGTGCTTTGGTAGGTGCATCTGGGTTAATTTTGACGCAGATCATGTGCAAAGCAATGAACCGCTCATTAGTTAGCGTGTTGTTTGGCTCGTTTGGTAAAGCTGGAGTTGCTGGCGGTAGTGGGACAGAAGATAAAACTGTCCACAGCATTGATCCCGAAGAAGGCGCAATGATGTTGGGTTATGCGCGTTCAGTCGTGATTGTTCCTGGATATGGGATGGCAGTAGCGCAAGCACAGCACAGTGTTCGCGAATTAGCAGATCAACTTGAAAAAATGGGTGTCGATGTCAAGTATGCCATTCACCCTGTTGCTGGAAGAATGCCAGGGCACATGAATGTGTTACTTGCAGAAGCGAATGTTCCGTATCCACAGTTGCATGATATGGAGGATATTAATCCCCAATTTGAGCAAACAGATGTCGCGTTGGTAATTGGCGCAAATGATGTTGTTAATCCCGCAGCCCGTAGCGATGCTGCTAGCCCCATTTATGGAATGCCAATTTTAGAAGTAGATCGCGCTAAGCACACAATTGTAATTAAGCGGGGTATGAGTACTGGCTTTGCTGGGGTAGATAACGATCTGTTCTACAAAGATAAAACTATGATGCTCTTTGGTAGCGCTAAAGATGTCGTAGGCAAGTTGGTTTCTGAGGTAAAGCAGTTATAA
- a CDS encoding NAD(P) transhydrogenase subunit alpha, with the protein MTEALLAALFVFVLASFTGFEVINKVPPTLHTPLMSGANAISGIAVIGAILVSGANEGQVSVILGLIAVVLATINVVGGFLVTDRMLQMFKKKEVKA; encoded by the coding sequence ATGACAGAAGCATTACTTGCTGCTTTGTTTGTATTTGTTTTGGCATCTTTTACAGGATTTGAGGTCATCAATAAAGTCCCGCCAACATTACATACGCCTTTAATGTCTGGTGCGAATGCGATTTCCGGCATTGCGGTTATCGGCGCAATTCTAGTTTCGGGTGCTAATGAGGGACAGGTATCTGTCATTTTAGGGTTAATTGCCGTCGTACTAGCGACCATTAACGTTGTAGGTGGTTTCTTGGTGACAGATCGGATGTTGCAAATGTTTAAGAAAAAAGAGGTGAAAGCGTGA
- a CDS encoding Re/Si-specific NAD(P)(+) transhydrogenase subunit alpha has product MKLAVAKEIEVGERRVALIPDTVARLVKKGIEIWVEAGAGESSFFTDTDYETAGAKIITDTDALWREADILLKVGIPREREDGRLEVDLLREGAVLISFLNPLGEPEIAQRLAQRQITALSMEMIPRTTRAQSMDALSSQASIAGYKAVLIAAAALPKYFPMLTTAAGTIAPAKVFIMGAGVAGLQAIATARRLGAVVEAFDIRPAVKEEVQSLGAKFVEVQLNEDTVADGGYAKEVSEAAKQRTQEVVAEHIKQSDVVITTAQVPGKKAPLLVTEEMVARMKPGSVIVDIAAEQGGNCACTEPGKDVQRNGVTIIGPINLPSSMPVHASQLYAKNLFSLVQLLIKDGNLDVNFDDDIVSAACITHAGEIRNQRVKEALATFSSATAG; this is encoded by the coding sequence ATGAAATTAGCAGTTGCAAAAGAAATTGAAGTTGGTGAGCGTCGTGTTGCCTTAATTCCAGATACAGTTGCTCGACTAGTTAAGAAGGGAATCGAAATCTGGGTAGAAGCAGGTGCCGGAGAAAGTTCCTTTTTTACGGATACAGACTACGAAACAGCAGGGGCAAAAATCATAACTGATACAGATGCCTTGTGGCGTGAAGCTGATATCCTGCTCAAAGTAGGGATACCTAGAGAGCGCGAAGACGGACGTTTGGAAGTAGATTTATTGCGTGAAGGCGCAGTTTTAATTAGCTTTTTAAATCCATTAGGTGAACCTGAGATCGCCCAGCGTTTAGCACAGCGACAGATTACAGCGCTGAGTATGGAAATGATCCCGCGCACAACGAGAGCGCAAAGTATGGATGCTTTATCATCACAAGCATCGATTGCGGGATACAAAGCCGTGTTAATTGCTGCCGCAGCACTGCCAAAATACTTTCCCATGCTGACGACTGCGGCGGGAACAATCGCTCCAGCTAAAGTATTTATCATGGGTGCAGGAGTCGCTGGATTACAAGCGATCGCCACTGCAAGACGCCTAGGCGCTGTAGTAGAAGCCTTTGATATTCGCCCCGCAGTCAAAGAAGAAGTTCAAAGCTTGGGCGCTAAATTTGTTGAAGTCCAACTTAATGAAGATACCGTTGCCGATGGTGGATACGCTAAAGAAGTTTCGGAAGCTGCAAAGCAACGTACGCAAGAAGTTGTTGCCGAACACATCAAGCAATCTGACGTAGTTATTACAACGGCACAAGTTCCTGGTAAAAAAGCACCGCTACTTGTTACTGAAGAAATGGTAGCTCGAATGAAACCAGGTTCAGTTATTGTCGATATTGCTGCTGAACAAGGTGGAAACTGTGCTTGTACCGAACCAGGTAAAGACGTGCAACGCAATGGTGTAACAATTATTGGACCAATTAATCTACCTTCGTCAATGCCAGTTCACGCGAGTCAACTGTATGCAAAAAACCTTTTTTCACTTGTCCAATTGCTGATTAAAGATGGCAACTTAGACGTGAATTTTGATGACGATATTGTCAGTGCTGCTTGCATTACACACGCAGGTGAAATTCGCAATCAACGAGTCAAAGAGGCTTTGGCAACTTTCAGTAGTGCCACGGCTGGTTAA